A part of Populus alba chromosome 8, ASM523922v2, whole genome shotgun sequence genomic DNA contains:
- the LOC118055821 gene encoding delta(24)-sterol reductase, giving the protein MSDLEAPLRPKRKKVWVDYFVQFRWILVIFVVLPISFTLYFLTYLGDVKSEMKSYKQRQKEHDENVKKVVKRLKERNPSKDGLVCTARKPWIAVGMRNVDYKRARHFEVDLSAFRNILEIDKERMIARVEPLVNMGQISRASVPMNLSLAVVAELDDLTVGGLINGYGIEGSSHIYGLFSDTVVAYEIVLADGQVVRATKDNEYSDLFYAIPWSQGTLGLLVSAEIKLIPIKEYMRLTYKPVVGNLKELAQAYIDSFAPRDGDQDNPEKVPDFVETMIYNSTEGVMMTGRYASKEEAKKKGNVINNVGWWFKPWFYQHAQTALKKGEFVEYIPTREYYHRHTRCLYWEGKLILPFADQWWFRFLLGWMMPPKVSLLKATQGEAIRNYYHEMHVIQDMLVPLYKVGDALEWVHQEMEVYPLWLCPHRLFKLPVKTMVYPEPGFEHQHYQGDTSYAQMYTDVGVYYSPGPVLRGEVFDGAEAVRRMEDWLIENRGFQPQYAVSELSEKKFWRMFDGDLYEHCRKKYGAVGTFMSVYYKSKKGRKTEKEVQEAEQAHLETAYAEAT; this is encoded by the exons ATGTCTGATCTTGAGGCCCCCCTGCGCCCGAAGAGGAAGAAGGTGTGGGTAGACTATTTTGTGCAGTTCCGAtggattttagttatttttgtcGTTCTCCCAATCTCCTTCACCCTTTACTTTCTCACTTATCTCGGGGATGTCAAATCAGAGATGAAGTCCTACAAACAGCGTCAAAAGGAACatgatgaaaatgttaaaaaagttGTGAAACGTCTTAAAGAGAGGAATCCGTCAAAGGATGGTCTTGTCTGCACTGCTCGTAAACCCTGGATTGCTGTTGGAATGCGGAATGTTGACTACAAACGGGCTCGGCACTTCGAAGTTGATTTATCAGCTTTTCGTAATATCCTTGAAATTGATAAGGAGAGAATGATTGCTAGAGTTGAGCCTCTTGTAAATATGGGTCAGATCAGCAGGGCAAGTGTCccaatgaatctttctcttgcAGTCGTAGCAGAACTTGATGATCTCACTGTTGGCGGGCTCATTAATGGTTATGGGATTGAAGGAAGCTCTCATATCTATGGCTTGTTCTCCGACACTGTTGTGGCATATGAGATTGTTTTGGCAGACGGTCAGGTTGTTAGAGCTACCAAGGACAATGAATACTCTGATCTTTTCTATGCCATCCCCTGGTCTCAGGGAACACTTGGGCTTCTTGTCTCTGCTGAGATCAAGCTTATTCCTATTAAGGAATACATGAGGCTGACCTACAAACCTGTAGTGGGTAATCTGAAAGAACTTGCGCAGGCCTATATTGACTCTTTTGCACCCAGAGATGGAGATCAGGATAACCCAGAGAAGGTTCCAGACTTTGTGGAGACTATGATTTATAACTCTACCGAAGGTGTGATGATGACAGGGAGATATGCCTCCAAAGAAGAGGCCAAGAAGAAGGGAAATGTGATTAACAATGTTGGTTGGTGGTTTAAACCGTGGTTCTATCAGCATGCGCAGACAGCCCTAAAGAAAGGAGAGTTTGTGGAGTACATTCCAACCAGAGAATATTATCACAGGCACACAAGGTGTTTGTACTGGGAGGGGAAGCTTATACTTCCATTCGCTGATCAATGGTGGTTTAGATTTCTCTTAGGCTGGATGATGCCTCCAAAGGTTTCTCTTCTCAAGGCCACTCAAGGTGAAGCAATCCGAAACTATTACCATGAGATGCATGTTATTCAGGACATGCTTGTTCCTCTTTACAAGGTTGGGGATGCCCTTGAATGGGTCCACCAAGAGATGGAG GTATACCCCCTTTGGCTCTGTCCGCACAGGTTGTTCAAGCTCCCTGTGAAAACTATGGTGTATCCAGAGCCAGGATTCGAGCATCAGCACTATCAGGGAGATACATCCTATGCTCAGATGTACACTGATGTCGGGGTGTATTATTCGCCTGGACCTGTGTTGAGGGGTGAGGTGTTTGATGGTGCAGAAGCTGTTCGTAGAATGGAGGACTGGTTGATAGAAAACCGTGGCTTCCAGCCACAGTATGCAGTGTCCGAGCTAAGTGAGAAGAAATTCTGGAGGATGTTTGATGGTGACCTCTATGAACACTGCAGGAAGAAATACGGAGCTGTGGGAACCTTCATGAGCGTGTACTACAAATCCAAGAAAGGAAGGAAGACAGAGAAGGAGGTGCAGGAAGCTGAACAAGCCCACCTTGAGACTGCGTATGCAGAGGCTACTTAA